One Amblyomma americanum isolate KBUSLIRL-KWMA chromosome 8, ASM5285725v1, whole genome shotgun sequence DNA window includes the following coding sequences:
- the LOC144101487 gene encoding uncharacterized protein LOC144101487, producing the protein MYSTAYNDPAAQAQAHVQHGYDPASHTEESYVQTHFDQTSFGNAPSEQATTAFQSTTSAVPKNKGDSSGKPVVLLTCAMLSFLVASMAITALVLWGGVGPEKLLCTYGRRTTSDAVMASDGLCDVAFYDSVYANNTNFLYGGSPFESDLVTFMRAATRYTRTTLGVAFAFQHMDRLGNDLRKTNPGPLELFWQSGIYHTGILDTPTNASRNQMTTAMYRLRELDNLGQSQRALGHQPLTVLAVPAPGKQWMYFLDEDFQRLQFIPNYIVVYGHYQFGDNTVDNCAVMPPTRLSAVALPPQLRTTYLYELTAGPQALRDLERKQVPTHGLLSVTMKGRWTTVYPGQPLDFFSRCELNPSATSFGSYAEVCKDRNYQYNLRYEPQHYAVLTYESTNRSAFTYDNEDGLAAKLCKVKYQERDVTFGIAAYDVDYDDYANVCGSINKFGENSRLKALRKIVDFYKNLGSQMFNEASCTSAFSSTFPLPSPK; encoded by the exons ATGTACAGCACTGCCTACAACGACCCAGCCGCTCAGGCCCAGGCACACGTTCAGCATGGCTACGACCCTGCTTCGCACACAGAAGAGTCGTATGTACAGACGCACTTTGACCAGACTTCATTTGGAAATGCGCCGTCCGAACAGGCGACCACGGCTTTCCAGTCCACAACATCGGCAG taCCGAAGAACAAAGG AGACAGCAGCGGCAAGCCCGTCGTGCTGTTGACGTGCGCGATGCTGTCTTTCTTGGTCGCCTCTATGGCCATCACGGCCTTGGTTCTGTGGGGAG GTGTCGGGCCGGAGAAGCTGCTCTGCACGTACGGCCGAAGGACAACGTCAGATGCAGTGATGGCGAGCGACGGCCTCTGCGACGTCGCCTTCTACGACTCCGTCTATGCGAACAACACAAACTTCCTCTACGGTGGTAGTCCTTTTGAGTCGGATCTCGTCACATTCATGCGAGCTGCCACAAGATACACTCGGACAACTTTGGGAGTGGCGTTTGCGTTTCA GCACATGGATCGGCTGGGAAACGACCTCCGGAAAACCAACCCAGGTCCCCTGGAGCTGTTCTGGCAAAGCGGCATCTACCACACCGGAATACTGGACACTCCCACAAACGCGTCCAGAAATCAAATGACGACGGCCATGTACCGGCTCAGG GAGCTGGATAACCTTGGCCAGTCCCAAAGGGCGCTAGGCCACCAGCCGCTCACAGTTCTCGCCGTGCCAGCTCCTGGCAAGCAGTGGATGTACTTCTTGGACGAAGACTTTCA GCGGCTCCAGTTTATTCCGAACTACATAGTTGTGTACGGCCACTACCAATTTGGCGACAACACGGTTGACAACTGCGCTGTCATGCCCCCCACCCGCCTATCAGCGGTTGCCTTGCCACCTCAGCTCCGGACGACCTACCTTTACGAATTG ACGGCTGGCCCTCAGGCACTCCGAGATCTGGAGAGGAAACAGGTGCCCACCCACGGGCTGCTTTCCGTCACCATGAAGGGGCGCTGGACGACGGTCTATCCGGGACAGCCGCTGGATTTCTTCTCCCGGTGTGAGCTCAACCCCTCAGCGACGTCGTTCGGCAGCTACGCTGAG GTGTGCAAGGACCGAAATTACCAGTACAACCTCAGGTACGAACCCCAACACTACGCCGTGCTGACTTACGAAAGCACAAACCGGTCTGCGTTCACGTACGACAACGAAGATGGACTGGCCGCCAAA TTGTGCAAGGTGAAGTATCAGGAACGGGACGTAACATTCGGCATCGCTGCCTACGACGTTGACTATGACGACTACGCCAACGTGTGTGGCTCGATAAACAAGTTCGGCGAAAACAGCCGCTTGAAGGCGCTGAGAAAGATCGTCGACTTCTACAAGAATCTGGGCAGCCAGATGTTCAACGAGGCGTCGTGCACGAGTGCCTTTTCCTCCACATTTCCGCTACCTTCACCAAAATAA
- the LOC144101488 gene encoding uncharacterized protein LOC144101488, producing MSQTFRQPRQPSLASLSAPQNKIYQPRNLQQPNPTTQYRQEIFSAFVLLGFIISALVVFTLMRTTPSGEDVKGSAQKEVVGLPEAPASDTAPTTSTGKTPKARAATGRFPTARKPTDMDTTEEVSVTTEEEVKVPTWQMRKSSKGNPARRGD from the exons ATGTCGCAGACCTTCAGGCAGCCTCGCCAGCCCTCCTTGGCTTCCCTCAG TGCTCCGCAGAACAAAATCTACCAGCCGAGGAACCTGCAGCAGCCCAACCCGACTACGCAGTACCGTCAGGAAATCTTCTCGGCCTTCGTCCTCCTCGGCTTCATCATCTCGGCCTTGGTGGTGTTCACCCTAATGAGAACCACG CCAAGTGGAGAGGACGTGAAGGGCAGTGCCCAGAAAGAAGTAGTTGGTCTTCCTGAGGCACCAGCATCCGACACTGCTCCAACG ACATCAACTGGAAAGACTCCAAAAGCCCGGGCAGCCACTGGACGTTTCCCGACGGCCAGAAAACCAACTGACATGGATACAACGGAAGAGGTGTCTGTGACAACGGAGGAAGAGGTGAAGGTGCCAACATGGCAGATGCGCAAGTCTTCGAAGGGCAACCCTGCACGGCGGGGAGATTGA